From the genome of Aeromonas hydrophila subsp. hydrophila ATCC 7966:
CCACCGCGATGAAAACGAAGCTGGGCTTGTGGCCTGTCAGCGTTTCATAGCCATCGGAGTAGTGGGCATCCTGAATGTGGTAGTTGTGGGCACTGCCGTCCCGGGAGAAACCGCTGGGGCTGGCGTTGCGTACGAACTTCAGGTCGGCCAATACATGATCGGGACGTGTCCAGTCAGGCCGGCACTTAAGGAGCGCTCCTGTCTCGGGGTGATGCCAATAGAAACTGGATTCAGCAACCCCTTCATCAAGCAGCACGGCAGCTTCGGGATGGCTGAAAACTGCTTCTCGGTAGCGCAGTGCGTGCTGATACTCGTTGGGCGTCAATACCTCGCGCCCGCCGGCATCTTGAATGAATTGCTCTTTGAGCTCCTCGAGGAAAACGGCATCAGGTTTGAAAGCCCGGATCCGCTCGGCCATTTCAGCCTTGGTACCATTCAGCGGGAGTGGGTTGGGCAAGGAGTTGATGTGAGCGGCCCGCTCAGCTTGTTGGATGCCCAGCAATGCGTAGTTCTCGAGCACCACTTGATAGCTACCAGATGCTTTAATGGGCTTGGGCAGGCTGTCGTTGTAGGCCTTAATGTAGACTTTCAGCGCGCTGCCGGTTCGTTTGTCATCCTTACCCAGGGTTTGGAATGCCGCGGGCAGCAGTTCATAGGCAGCCTCGTGTTCACCCACACTTTTGCCAGCGTCAACAGGCTTTGGCAGCTTAGCGTTGCGAGTCTCGATTGCTTGGATGAGTTCCTCGACTGCTGGTTTTTCCTCGAGTTTTTCGTTGTAGGCCTGGATGATGGTCTTCATCTGCTCGGCACCATTGATGGCATCTTCTGGCCACTCGGGCTCAACAACGAACTCACGGTTGAAGTCTTCAAACTCCAGCACGACTTTGTGCAGGATCCGACCTTCTCGCAGTGCTGCAGTTGGCTTCTGGTCGTTACCTTCTACTTGGTAATAGTGGTAGTGCTGGCCAGACACCAAAGCCCAATCCAAGCCGCTTTTGGATAATCCTGGTCCTCCGTGGTAGGCATCACCGGGGATCCCTTGGTAAATGCCAGGGCCAGCAGGTTCAAACTTGCTGAGAACAGCTTCAGCAATTTCGGTTTTCTGGATAGTGTTTTCCATAGTTGGTCCTCGTTTGTTAAACAGCGCATCCATCGCTGCCAACGCCTTGTCCATCGCGATCGCCTTGGCTTTATCCATACGAGCCCTGGATTCGGTGATGATGCGAAATTGACGCTGGTTGATGATGTTCAGCGGAATTGGGGGCCCACCAGTACGGGCTCAGGGATGTCACATGAGCTTTCTTCACACTCAGGCCCCCGTTCGGAGTGGCGATGTTGGATCCCGGTGGTCATGGCTAGAGCTCCATTTCAAGCCGCAGGGCGCGCTGTTCGTGATACTCCTCAATGGCGCGGCGTGCTGCTGTACGTTGACGGGCAATCCGGCTCTCTACGGCGCTGGGTTCGACTGTCATGCCGTAGCGATGCTGGGTTTGGGGCGGCATAGCGCCGCGAAAGCCCATGACCTGGGCTTCAGTCAGTTGCTTCATGGTCTTGGTCCTGATGGTCTTCAGCAGCCAGAAACGTTAATTTGGTATGATTTGACGCATCATCTGCTGGAGGAGTTATGGCGTGGTTTAAGGTGGTTACGGACAGCACTAGCAGTACTGAGTACAAGCAGATTGCACATTGGGACAGTGTGTTGATTGGTCAGGGCACAGTTGGGCATAAGGTGTTCTCGGTTCTCAGCGATGACCATAAGCAAGTGACTTACTTTCTATCTGATGAGTTTGAACCGATAGCATTGTCGCTTAAGGCAGTGCCTTGCGAGATGCCGTCAAAAGCCAGCGAATATTCGCTCAAGCTCATCATCGGGGATCCCTCGGTCTTCCATCCGAGCGAGTAACCCTCTGACAGCATTGAATCGAGGGGTGAAGTAGTTTCTGACGAAGCCAAATTCGGCAGTTCCATCACCATCGATGAAGCCATTGCTGTAGATGTTGATGACCCTCCCGTCACGGCTCCTTACCTGAAATACCAGGAGCGGTGGGTTTTCTTCGGATTGGGCTTTCTGTTCAACCACGCAGGCGTCCATGAAGAGGCTATCACCGTGAAAGGTGATTTCTGTCCCTCCAGAGCTTCTTAGAAATTCTGCTGTTTCGTGACCAATGAGGCCATCGTCCAGGGCTTGAGCAATCTCGCGAAGTGCCTGTGCAACTTCGGGAACGAATTTGCGATCTCCAATCACATCGTTCTGCATATGGATGGACACCACTCTACGCTGGACCCCGATGTTCTCGATAATAAGAGGGTTACTGTGGCCAAGAGTCTTCATTCTGAAATCTCCAACTTTGCAGGCTCTTTTCCTTGGCCGGTCGTCAGCCAGGCGAAGTGGGCTGAGAGCTCGGGGTGTTGTGCAATCAACAGCAAGGTGCCGCCGCTGATTTCCCGGTAGTTCAGCTCGTAGTTCTTGAGCGTGGTGGGTGGGATGCCCAAGATCTCGGCGAACTTTGGGCGGCTCAAGCCGAGGTGCTCACGCAACTGGCGCAGGCGCTTGCGGCAAGCATCATTGAGAGGGGGGATGGTCAGGTTGCTTTGGTCGGTACGCTTTTTCATGGTCTGGGTCCTGTGGTGGTTAAAACAAAAACCCCGGCACGAGGGCCGGGGTTGCTAGGAGAATCTGGAATGGTCAGATTGCGAAATGTGGATGTATAGCTATCAACCGAAGACTGCTCCAGATTTCTTTAAGTAATTAAGGAAACTGGTACATGTAACGTTCACGTCACTCATTCTACAAACGGCGGGGATTTTCCAATTAGCTTTCAGTTTGTTAGGTGTGAGCTGTAAACTTTCATCAGTTACAAGTTCACAGATATGAACCTTAGCAGTGGCAATTATGAGAAGGTCATTCTCATCCACACCACTACCATATTTTTCGTGAATACCTAACAACTGCTTTATATGTAATGCTTGAAGCAGAATTTGTTCATTGACAGGGATTTTATGAAGACCGGCGTTGGTCATCCAAGCTTCACATTCAGGGTATTTATGTCCAACTTCTTCGATAGCTACCTGAGACATAATGATCAGGCGTTTCTGGACTCGCTCAGCCATCCATTCCCACAATGCAGGAAATTGGTCTATTGGATAATTGTCCCATGCATAGATTATGGATGATGCATCAAATACCTGCATAATATTGCTCCAACTTATGCAGGTCTGCGATCTTTAAGTTATCCAAGTAGTTGCTGGCTTTAGCCAAGGTTATGCGGCGTGAGTTCAGAGCATCAAGTACGGTACGAACATAACCATCCCCGAATATATGGATCGGTTCGCGATTACGATAGCCGCGGCTACCACCATCTTTTTCTGGCCATACTTGTGTGCTATTCCAGTGACGATACGCGGCATAATCTTCAGCCTGAAGACGTCCCGAATCTAATAAGCGTCTCAGAATCATTTCTCCGCTTACTCCCCAAGCATCACGCTGAGGTTTTAGCCAGTCATCATAGCCAGTCACATCATCGGGGCGTTGGTTGTCAGAGATGCTTGATAGAAACTCATCAGGTACAAGAAGATGCCCGGCAAAGGCATTTGCCTCACGCTCTTCTCCTCCCGATGCATGCAGGTCACTATCATCGTCAATTGAACTGGCACGATGCAGGAGTATATGGCCGAGTTCATGCATTAGCGTGAAGCTTTGACGAGAGTCGTGGTCCTGTTTTTTGACAACGATAACGGGGCACTCCGAATCGTAGAGTGAGAATCCAAGAATCGGGCTCTGCTTTGCTATCTGCCATTGCCCGTTGTAACCATTGCTACGAAAGACCAATATTCCGATTGCTTCTATGGCCTTACGGTAACTGTCAAAATTGTTGCGAGCCGCAAGGTTAAGCCATTGCCTGATAACCTTGGCTGCTTTTGGAATGTTCAGTCCTGACAGGTCTGGCGGGGTAAACTTGGTTACCTCTTCTTGAGCAAGGTCTTCCTGCAAGGCTAGAAATGTTGCCCGCTGTTGCTCTACTCGTTCGATCAACAGCTTGACCTGGTTTGAAAGTTCAGGTTTTTGGTTAGTGAGAGTTCTGAATTGTGGCGAATGTACCTGTTCTTCGTTGACATCCCCGGGTTCAACAAAAAACAGAACTCCACGGCCAAAGAATGCAGCCAGATTGCGCAACTGGTTAAAAGTCATGCCCGCTGTTCCGCCGGCCATTATTTTGGCGAAGGAGGCCGGAGCTATACCTAGTTCATGGGCGAGCGCATCTTCTGTCATACCACGATCGGCACAACACCATTTAACTCGAGCTAGGTTAATTGACTGAATACGTTCCATGACCAGATTAGTGTGACCTATATGAAAACAACAGAAACTAGTTTAGTAGATGAAGTCTATCCTGCGGGGTGGGAGGATGCTATCCCCCCTAAAAAATCAGTTGATCTGAAGATGCGTTCCAGCCTGCAACCTCCTGCTACAAGGGGCTCCAGGCTGGCCACTGTTGCCAGTGGCCACCGTTCACGTTCACGCACCGCCTTCCGGATTGAACGGGGTATCGGCGCATCCCTACCGGCATCGGGATTCGTGGTTGTGAGCCGGTTCTAGGTTGTTAAAGAGCGTGCCCAGCCGAATTTGGCGTGAGCGAAGCCAAAGCATCCTTGCGGTGCTTGAGAAAGATGCTTTGGCTACGGCGCTATCAGGGAAGCGCCAGACCCGGGTCAGACGGCGTCGCGGTGGTTCTGTGCCGTCAGGTTCAACATCAGGCGGTAGCCTTGTGGGATGCGGCCAAGGCGCAGATTGGCAATGGCTCGCTTTTCTGCAAGTTTCTGGCGGCGGATGTCGTCTGCAATCTCGATGACTCGACGGTGGAGGCGTGCTCTGCGAGCTTTGTTGTCGCTTATGTGGTCGGCGATGGTGGCGATAATCTGATCCGCACTTTGGGCGGCCCTGGAAAAAATGTGCTTGGTCATGGTACATTTGCTCCTGTTGACGAGTTGGTCCTCGTTAGCTCCCTTCCTAGCTTTTTGGCTGGATGGGTCCTGTCGCTGGGGTTGGTCCCCTGGTGACATCTGATTGGGGTGGTACCCCAGTCCTTCGAAGCCCGCCTTGTGCGGGCTTTGTCGTTCTTACGCGCTGGTCAGGCGCTTTTCCTTCTGCCCTGGTTAGGGGCCGGGTCCTGTTGCTGGTGGTCGTTGATTCGTCTCAACCGGTTGAACACTGAGCCAATGCTCATGCGGTTGAGTGCTCCCGCGCTCGACGGGAGCAACTCGTTACGCTGCCGCCTGCAGGCTTGCTGCACGTGCCCGGTGTTCCTTACCCGCCTCGGTCTTGACGGTGTAGAACAGGCCACCTCCACGGCGTTTGCCGAGGTCGGTGATGTCGGTGATCACGGCCGGCACGGAGACGCGGGTACGGGGGTTGGTGTACTGCACTTGGTCATTCACTTTCATGAGTTGGTCCTCTGGGTGGTGATTTTGGTCTTGGTTCGTTTTATCTCACGCCTAACTTAGTAGTTAGGCAAAACTTACCAAAATCATGATGGGAAGGAATAACTAACAATGCAATAGGGTGGTGAGAAATATTTAACTTCGTGAGCGGGTGTCGCACAGATTGTTGAAGGGTAGATAAGAAAAAACCCGCCAACTGGCGGGTTTATGCATGAGTAGTGGGGGTGGGACTATGCCCGCCTGAGTTCAACCATTTTGCCGAGCACGGTTGCCTCGCTGGCCTTCAGGAAGCCGAAGTGCGGATCGTCCACTACGAGGTTCATGCCATCCAATGCGCTCTTGGCTCTAAGCAATAAGGCCTTGTCTCCGTGTAGAACCAGGGCAATATCCTCCGGCGCCAACTTGCGCTGTTCTGTGGCCATATCTATTACGATGAAGTCACCCTTGCGAATGCCACTTCCAGCCAAATCGTCGTTGCCAGCCACCACTGCGCATAGGTGGCCACCATCTTCCACGACCAGGTGGCGCCCGGTGTCGATGAGCGGAAGAGCATCGCTAGGTTGCCCGGCAATATCCTCCAACTCCCAGATCGGCACCCTCGATATTTCAGCGCTGGAAGCGAACTCTGAACTGCTCTTTCCCACATAGAGTTGTATAGGGTCGCAGCCCACCACCCTGGCTATGCTCAGCACGCTGCTTATTCTGGGGTCAGTGGTGGTGCCGTTGAGAATGGCGCTTAGTGTTGGCTTTGAGAGGCCAGTTTTTCTAGCCAAGTCGGCTGGCTTGAGCCCACTTTCATCCATCAACTGCCGGAGTCTTTCGTTAAAGGAAGACATCAATCCCACCACCTCGTTAGATTCAACAAACATATCCCATTATGCCTCCCTACTAGTTAGATTTGTTTTTGTCGAATAGTTAGTTTGTTCTTACTAATATTGCTTGGCATACACAGGGGGACCAACCATGCGAATCGAAGAACCGATCAAGTTTTTTGGCAGTGCGGCGAAGGCTGCAAGCGCCATTGGGTACAACAGGGTCTGCTTTAACGACTGGAAGAAAAAGAATGGAGGAATCGTCTCCCCGAAAGCTGCTGCCCGGTTTGTCAAGGCAAGCGATGGGGCACTGGATTTCGGCTTCAACGACTACTCCACCTCCGAAGAAGACCAACAGCAGGCCGCCTAACCACCGGCCCGCTTTCCCACCCAACACAGAGGACCAACTCCATGGGAAGAATATCGCTCCCCGATCATGAAAAACTCGACACGCTGTCACCGCTGAAGGTGCGTGGCACCCCGGGCCAGCGCCAGGTGTGGCAGGAAGTGGGCGCAGAACTGCGCATGACCGAAACCGCATTTGCCCGCACCTCGTTGCTTATCCTGCTCAAGGCCATATCCCAACATGAACCGCAAATCCTGGCTAGGGCCGTGAAACGGGCCAATCGGAGCTTGCTCGACCAGGGATATCCGCCAGTGACCGTCGAGGAGATCCTTGACGGCTCCGGCCTTCCCGAGCGCGGCCTGCTCCAGTTCAGCCCGGAAGATGAGGCCGCCTACAACGAGGAGCGCCCGCTGCGTCCCCTGCAAAAACTCATCAACTTTGTCCTCGGGAGGTAACCACATGACCACGCAACTTCGCCCGCCGCGCCCGGCATCCCAGCATGTCAGCGATCGGGACAACATCATCCTGAAATCGGTCATGCATGAGCTGGCCTTGGCCCTCGATGAGCCGCTGATTTCGACTGCCCACGCCGCCGGCACCGACCGCCAAGCAGTCCGCCTGGCTCGGGAGCTTGAGGCACGCACCCATGAACGCGCCGAGAAGCAGCCTAGCGCCTAATTTATCCGGGCCCGCTTAACCACCGGGCTTTTAACCAGGACCCATCCAATGACCAATTCAACCATGGCCCATGGGGGCCACCCATTGCCTCATGATCTCGACCACTGCCCGCGATGTGGCAGTGAACTGCGATCCGGTACCGATGACCACGCATTTGAGTGCCCGGCCTGCGCCTACACCGAGCAGGAGGTGGGCCATGCATCCTAAAGAGTTTATCGATCGCCATGTGCGCCA
Proteins encoded in this window:
- a CDS encoding PD-(D/E)XK nuclease-like domain-containing protein, producing MDKAKAIAMDKALAAMDALFNKRGPTMENTIQKTEIAEAVLSKFEPAGPGIYQGIPGDAYHGGPGLSKSGLDWALVSGQHYHYYQVEGNDQKPTAALREGRILHKVVLEFEDFNREFVVEPEWPEDAINGAEQMKTIIQAYNEKLEEKPAVEELIQAIETRNAKLPKPVDAGKSVGEHEAAYELLPAAFQTLGKDDKRTGSALKVYIKAYNDSLPKPIKASGSYQVVLENYALLGIQQAERAAHINSLPNPLPLNGTKAEMAERIRAFKPDAVFLEELKEQFIQDAGGREVLTPNEYQHALRYREAVFSHPEAAVLLDEGVAESSFYWHHPETGALLKCRPDWTRPDHVLADLKFVRNASPSGFSRDGSAHNYHIQDAHYSDGYETLTGHKPSFVFIAVEKDGPLGRDVFKPILVGVYYYGQDDQRRALELRNMAVRNVVRWSKDNYWPGHDGMGEIIVPSFQANAERNTLNEDESSITLTQATDVERPLDALPDNLFDSEAA
- a CDS encoding PA3496 family putative envelope integrity protein codes for the protein MKQLTEAQVMGFRGAMPPQTQHRYGMTVEPSAVESRIARQRTAARRAIEEYHEQRALRLEMEL
- a CDS encoding helix-turn-helix domain-containing protein, whose protein sequence is MKKRTDQSNLTIPPLNDACRKRLRQLREHLGLSRPKFAEILGIPPTTLKNYELNYREISGGTLLLIAQHPELSAHFAWLTTGQGKEPAKLEISE
- a CDS encoding DUF4411 family protein, translated to MQVFDASSIIYAWDNYPIDQFPALWEWMAERVQKRLIIMSQVAIEEVGHKYPECEAWMTNAGLHKIPVNEQILLQALHIKQLLGIHEKYGSGVDENDLLIIATAKVHICELVTDESLQLTPNKLKANWKIPAVCRMSDVNVTCTSFLNYLKKSGAVFG
- a CDS encoding ImmA/IrrE family metallo-endopeptidase codes for the protein MERIQSINLARVKWCCADRGMTEDALAHELGIAPASFAKIMAGGTAGMTFNQLRNLAAFFGRGVLFFVEPGDVNEEQVHSPQFRTLTNQKPELSNQVKLLIERVEQQRATFLALQEDLAQEEVTKFTPPDLSGLNIPKAAKVIRQWLNLAARNNFDSYRKAIEAIGILVFRSNGYNGQWQIAKQSPILGFSLYDSECPVIVVKKQDHDSRQSFTLMHELGHILLHRASSIDDDSDLHASGGEEREANAFAGHLLVPDEFLSSISDNQRPDDVTGYDDWLKPQRDAWGVSGEMILRRLLDSGRLQAEDYAAYRHWNSTQVWPEKDGGSRGYRNREPIHIFGDGYVRTVLDALNSRRITLAKASNYLDNLKIADLHKLEQYYAGI
- a CDS encoding helix-turn-helix domain-containing protein — protein: MFVESNEVVGLMSSFNERLRQLMDESGLKPADLARKTGLSKPTLSAILNGTTTDPRISSVLSIARVVGCDPIQLYVGKSSSEFASSAEISRVPIWELEDIAGQPSDALPLIDTGRHLVVEDGGHLCAVVAGNDDLAGSGIRKGDFIVIDMATEQRKLAPEDIALVLHGDKALLLRAKSALDGMNLVVDDPHFGFLKASEATVLGKMVELRRA